In a genomic window of Streptomyces roseoviridis:
- the fabG gene encoding 3-oxoacyl-[acyl-carrier-protein] reductase — MSRSVLVTGGNRGIGLAIARAFAEAGDKVAFTYRSGEPPAALADLGCLAVKCDITDTEQVEQAYKEIEEKHGPVEVLVANAGVTKDQLLMRMSEEDFTSVLDTNLTGTFRVVKRANRGMLRAKKGRVVLISSVVGLLGSAGQANYAASKAGLVGFARSLARELGSRNITFNVVAPGFVATDMTAVLTDEQRAGIVSQVPLGRYAQPEEIAATVKFLASDDASYITGAVIPVDGGLGMGH; from the coding sequence CGCGTTCGCCGAGGCGGGCGACAAGGTCGCGTTCACGTACCGGTCCGGCGAGCCGCCGGCCGCGCTGGCCGATCTGGGGTGCCTGGCCGTCAAGTGCGACATCACCGACACCGAGCAGGTGGAGCAGGCGTACAAGGAGATCGAGGAGAAGCACGGTCCGGTGGAGGTCCTCGTGGCCAACGCCGGCGTGACGAAGGACCAGCTCCTGATGCGCATGTCCGAGGAGGACTTCACGTCCGTCCTCGACACCAACCTCACCGGCACCTTCCGGGTCGTCAAGCGTGCCAACCGCGGCATGCTGCGCGCCAAGAAGGGCCGGGTCGTGCTGATCTCCTCGGTCGTCGGTCTGCTCGGCTCGGCGGGCCAGGCGAACTACGCCGCCTCGAAGGCCGGACTGGTCGGTTTCGCGCGGTCCCTCGCCCGTGAGCTCGGCTCGCGCAACATCACCTTCAACGTCGTCGCGCCCGGGTTCGTCGCCACCGACATGACCGCGGTGCTCACCGACGAGCAGCGCGCCGGCATCGTCTCCCAGGTGCCGCTGGGCCGCTACGCGCAGCCCGAGGAGATCGCCGCCACGGTGAAGTTCCTCGCCTCGGACGACGCCTCGTACATCACTGGAGCCGTCATCCCGGTTGACGGCGGATTGGGCATGGGTCACTGA
- the fabI gene encoding enoyl-ACP reductase FabI, with protein MSGILEGKRILITGVLMESSIAFHAAKLAQEQGAEIILTAWPRPTLTERIAKKLPQPDKVKVLELDVSNDEHLARLEGQVREYLGDRLDGVVHSIGFAPQDALGGNFLNTPFESVATAMHVSAFSLKSLTMALLPLMSEGGSVVGLTFDAKFAWPQYDWMGPAKAALEATNRYMARDLGKQNIRCNLVSAGPLGSMAAKSIPGFSELASVWDSRSPLEWDLSDPEPAGRAIVALLSDWFPKTTGEIVHVDGGLHAIGA; from the coding sequence ATGAGCGGAATTCTCGAGGGCAAGCGCATCCTGATCACCGGTGTGCTGATGGAGTCCTCCATCGCCTTCCACGCCGCGAAGCTGGCCCAGGAGCAGGGCGCGGAGATCATCCTCACCGCGTGGCCGCGGCCGACGCTGACCGAGCGCATCGCCAAGAAGCTGCCGCAGCCCGACAAGGTCAAGGTCCTGGAGCTCGACGTCTCCAACGACGAGCACCTCGCCCGCCTGGAGGGCCAGGTCCGCGAGTACCTCGGCGACCGTCTCGACGGCGTCGTGCACTCCATCGGCTTCGCCCCGCAGGACGCGCTCGGCGGCAACTTCCTGAACACGCCGTTCGAGTCGGTCGCCACCGCCATGCACGTCTCGGCCTTCTCCCTGAAGTCCCTGACCATGGCGCTGCTGCCGCTGATGAGCGAGGGCGGCTCGGTCGTCGGTCTCACCTTCGACGCGAAGTTCGCCTGGCCGCAGTACGACTGGATGGGCCCGGCCAAGGCCGCCCTGGAGGCCACGAACCGCTACATGGCGCGCGACCTCGGCAAGCAGAACATCCGCTGCAACCTGGTCTCGGCCGGCCCGCTCGGCTCGATGGCCGCCAAGTCCATCCCGGGCTTCAGCGAGCTGGCGAGCGTCTGGGACAGCCGCTCCCCGCTGGAGTGGGACCTGTCCGACCCGGAACCGGCGGGCCGCGCGATCGTGGCGCTGCTCTCCGACTGGTTCCCGAAGACCACCGGCGAGATCGTCCACGTCGACGGCGGTCTGCACGCGATCGGCGCCTGA
- a CDS encoding FadR/GntR family transcriptional regulator, which translates to MALGHPRRTGLSDQVIAELRNQITSGEWPVGSRIPTEPELVEQLGVARNTVREAVRALAHNGLLDIRQGSGTYVVATSELAGVMHRRFAGSDPRHVAELRSTLESSAARLAARRRTDRDLKQLDAMLLKREEAWASGDAEEFVTADAAFHHCVVVASHNEVLTELYADLGHVLREWLREDVGRELRPENHMDHARLVEAIRAGDAERAAAEAASYPFQCLRDPGRDTGPPTA; encoded by the coding sequence ATGGCGCTCGGCCATCCCCGGCGTACCGGGCTCTCCGATCAGGTGATCGCCGAGCTGCGGAACCAGATCACCTCCGGCGAGTGGCCGGTGGGGTCGCGGATCCCGACGGAGCCGGAGCTCGTCGAGCAGCTGGGCGTGGCCCGCAACACGGTGCGGGAGGCGGTCCGCGCGCTCGCGCACAACGGGCTGCTGGACATCCGGCAGGGCTCGGGCACCTATGTGGTGGCGACGAGCGAGCTGGCCGGGGTGATGCACCGCAGGTTCGCCGGCTCCGATCCGCGGCACGTCGCGGAGCTGCGCTCCACGCTGGAGTCCTCGGCGGCCCGGCTCGCGGCGCGGCGGCGCACGGACCGGGACCTCAAGCAGCTGGACGCGATGCTCCTGAAGCGCGAGGAGGCGTGGGCCTCGGGCGACGCGGAGGAGTTCGTGACGGCGGACGCGGCCTTCCACCACTGTGTGGTGGTGGCCTCGCACAACGAGGTGCTGACGGAGCTGTACGCGGACCTCGGGCACGTGCTGCGCGAGTGGCTGCGGGAGGACGTGGGGCGGGAGCTGCGGCCGGAGAACCACATGGACCACGCGCGTCTGGTGGAGGCGATCCGCGCGGGCGACGCGGAGCGGGCGGCGGCGGAGGCGGCGAGCTATCCGTTCCAGTGCCTGAGGGACCCGGGGCGGGACACCGGGCCGCCTACGGCCTGA
- a CDS encoding MFS transporter has translation MPDEPQTLAPALRTARTDRGAADSPAPAGPARWVVRLVVVGLVLAALNLRPAITSLGALLEEVSADLHMSGTVAGVLTSVPPLCFAVFGIAAPRLARRFGPAAVVCAGMALILAGLLLRPLAGGTAGFLAASALALMGIALSNVLMPVLVKKYFPDRVGSMTGLYSMALALGTSLAAAATVPMTAALGGGWRLGLGIWAALAALAVLPWLPLLRDRGRDRGTDTAVGRSAGQDTDAAAGREPGREAGDEDGATRAGAVIPAARAGATAPVVRAGAAAPAARAGAAGTATPAAAAPRITRSRTAWALAAFFGLQATGAYITMGWMPQIFRDAGVPASTAGVLLAVTMVMGVPLAFVIPGLASRMRNQGPIVVALGLCGLGGYTGLYFAPAAGAWAWALLLGVSNCAFPLALTMIGMRSRTGAGVVRLSAFAQSVGYLLSIPGPLLVGVLYQHSGGWGLPIALMGGLMIPQMIVGSLAGRDRTVEDEC, from the coding sequence ATGCCCGACGAGCCGCAGACCCTCGCACCCGCCCTCCGGACGGCCCGCACCGACCGGGGCGCCGCCGATTCTCCCGCACCGGCCGGCCCCGCCCGCTGGGTCGTCCGGCTCGTCGTCGTCGGCCTCGTCCTGGCCGCCCTCAACCTGCGCCCGGCCATCACCAGCCTCGGCGCCCTGCTCGAAGAGGTCAGCGCCGACCTCCACATGAGCGGCACCGTGGCCGGCGTCCTCACCTCCGTACCGCCGCTCTGCTTCGCCGTCTTCGGCATCGCCGCCCCGCGCCTCGCCCGGCGCTTCGGCCCCGCGGCCGTGGTCTGCGCCGGCATGGCTCTGATCCTCGCGGGCCTGCTGCTGCGCCCCCTCGCCGGCGGCACCGCGGGCTTCCTCGCCGCCAGCGCGCTCGCCCTCATGGGCATCGCGCTCAGCAACGTCCTCATGCCGGTCCTCGTCAAGAAGTACTTCCCCGACCGCGTCGGCAGCATGACCGGCCTCTACTCCATGGCCCTCGCCCTCGGCACCTCCCTGGCCGCCGCCGCCACCGTGCCGATGACCGCGGCCCTGGGCGGCGGCTGGCGGCTCGGCCTCGGCATCTGGGCGGCCCTGGCCGCCCTCGCCGTCCTGCCCTGGCTGCCGCTGCTGCGCGACCGCGGGCGAGACCGGGGCACGGACACCGCCGTGGGCCGAAGCGCGGGCCAGGACACGGACGCCGCTGCCGGCCGGGAGCCGGGCCGGGAAGCCGGCGACGAGGACGGCGCCACGCGCGCGGGTGCCGTGATCCCCGCAGCGCGCGCGGGCGCCACCGCTCCCGTCGTGCGCGCGGGCGCCGCTGCCCCGGCCGCGCGCGCGGGTGCCGCCGGTACCGCCACCCCGGCCGCCGCTGCGCCGCGCATCACCCGCAGCCGCACCGCCTGGGCCCTCGCCGCCTTCTTCGGCCTCCAGGCCACCGGCGCCTACATCACCATGGGCTGGATGCCGCAGATCTTCCGCGACGCCGGCGTCCCCGCCTCCACCGCGGGCGTGCTGCTCGCCGTCACCATGGTGATGGGCGTGCCGCTCGCCTTCGTCATCCCCGGGCTCGCCTCCCGGATGCGGAACCAGGGCCCCATCGTCGTCGCCCTCGGCCTGTGCGGCCTCGGCGGCTACACCGGTCTGTACTTCGCGCCCGCCGCCGGCGCCTGGGCCTGGGCTCTGCTCCTGGGCGTCTCCAACTGCGCCTTCCCGCTCGCCCTCACCATGATCGGGATGCGCTCGCGCACCGGCGCCGGCGTCGTACGGCTCTCCGCCTTCGCCCAGAGCGTCGGCTACCTCCTCTCCATCCCCGGACCGCTGCTCGTCGGCGTCCTCTACCAGCACAGCGGCGGCTGGGGCCTGCCCATCGCCCTCATGGGCGGCCTGATGATCCCGCAGATGATCGTCGGCAGCCTCGCGGGCCGGGACCGGACGGTCGAGGACGAATGCTGA
- a CDS encoding SGM_5486 family transporter-associated protein: protein MPVLEPNPPNGQKKLLIVFGTMIGITVVIAVIASLASP, encoded by the coding sequence ATGCCCGTACTCGAACCGAACCCCCCGAACGGCCAGAAGAAGCTGCTCATCGTCTTCGGCACGATGATCGGCATCACGGTCGTCATCGCCGTCATCGCCTCCCTCGCCTCTCCCTGA
- a CDS encoding histidine phosphatase family protein, whose protein sequence is MSVDTPRRIVLLRHAKADWPQTSDHERPLADRGRQDAPAAGRKLADSGIGFDLALVSTAVRTRETWKLAAAQLPERPRTVYEERLYEASLGELIALVNETPDTVANLLLVGHNPGMHALADALAGASEGDALARMNRGGFPTAAFAVLTFDGTWKSVEHGMDATLVDFWAPHS, encoded by the coding sequence ATGAGCGTCGACACACCCCGAAGGATCGTGCTCCTCCGACACGCCAAGGCGGACTGGCCCCAGACCTCAGACCACGAGCGCCCGCTCGCCGATCGCGGTCGCCAGGACGCCCCCGCCGCGGGCCGCAAGCTCGCCGACAGCGGCATCGGCTTCGACCTGGCCCTCGTCTCCACCGCCGTACGGACGCGGGAGACCTGGAAGCTCGCCGCCGCCCAGCTGCCCGAGCGCCCCAGGACGGTGTACGAGGAGCGGCTGTACGAGGCATCGCTCGGCGAGCTCATCGCCCTGGTCAACGAGACCCCCGACACCGTGGCGAACCTCCTGCTGGTCGGCCACAACCCCGGGATGCACGCGCTGGCCGACGCCCTCGCCGGCGCCTCCGAGGGCGACGCCCTCGCCCGCATGAACCGCGGCGGCTTCCCCACCGCCGCCTTCGCCGTCCTCACCTTCGACGGCACCTGGAAGTCCGTCGAGCACGGCATGGACGCCACCCTCGTCGACTTCTGGGCCCCGCACTCCTGA
- the serB gene encoding phosphoserine phosphatase SerB, with protein sequence MSASQTSDVPASDVPTLLVKIFGKDRPGITAGLFDTLAAYSVDVVDIEQVVSRGRLVLCALVTEPTVASQGELRATVHSWAESMKLQAEIISGTGDNRPRGEGRSHVTVLGHPLTAEQTAAIAARIAGSGGNIDRIFRLAKYPVTAVEFAVSGCATEALRTALATEAHSIGVDVAVVSAGLHRRAQRLVVMDVDSTLIQDEVIELFAAHAGCEDKVAEVTAAAMRGELDFEQSLHARVELLAGLDASVVDKVREEVRLTPGARTLIRTLKRLGYQVGVVSGGFTQVTDDLKEKLGLDFAQANTLEIVDGRLTGRVTGEIVDRAGKARLLRRFAAEAGVPLAQTVAIGDGANDLDMLNAAGLGVAFNAKPVVREAAHTAVNVPFLDTVLYLLGITREEVEAADGGAEDLLH encoded by the coding sequence ATGAGCGCATCGCAGACATCGGACGTCCCCGCCTCGGACGTGCCCACTCTTCTCGTCAAGATCTTCGGGAAGGACCGTCCCGGGATCACCGCCGGACTCTTCGACACCCTCGCCGCCTATTCCGTCGACGTCGTGGACATCGAGCAGGTCGTGTCGCGCGGCCGCCTCGTGCTGTGCGCGCTCGTCACCGAGCCGACCGTCGCCAGCCAGGGTGAGCTGCGGGCGACCGTGCACAGCTGGGCGGAGTCCATGAAGCTCCAGGCCGAGATCATCTCGGGCACCGGCGACAACCGTCCGCGCGGCGAGGGACGCTCGCACGTCACCGTGCTCGGGCACCCGCTGACCGCCGAGCAGACGGCGGCCATAGCGGCCAGGATCGCCGGGAGCGGCGGCAACATCGACCGCATCTTCCGGCTCGCCAAGTATCCGGTGACGGCCGTCGAATTCGCCGTCTCGGGCTGTGCGACGGAGGCGCTGCGCACCGCGCTCGCCACCGAGGCGCACTCGATCGGCGTCGACGTGGCCGTGGTCTCCGCCGGGCTGCACCGGCGGGCCCAGCGGCTCGTCGTGATGGACGTCGACTCCACCCTGATCCAGGACGAGGTCATCGAGCTGTTCGCGGCCCACGCGGGCTGCGAGGACAAGGTCGCCGAGGTGACGGCGGCGGCGATGCGCGGCGAGCTGGACTTCGAGCAGTCCCTGCACGCGCGGGTGGAGCTGCTGGCCGGACTCGACGCGTCCGTGGTGGACAAGGTCCGCGAGGAGGTGCGGCTGACGCCGGGTGCGCGCACCCTGATCCGTACGCTCAAGCGGCTCGGCTACCAGGTGGGTGTCGTCTCCGGCGGATTCACGCAGGTCACGGACGACCTGAAGGAGAAGCTGGGGCTGGACTTCGCCCAGGCGAACACCCTGGAGATCGTCGACGGCAGGCTCACCGGCCGGGTGACCGGGGAGATCGTGGACCGGGCGGGCAAGGCGCGACTGCTGCGCCGCTTCGCCGCCGAGGCCGGGGTGCCGCTGGCGCAGACGGTGGCGATCGGTGACGGCGCCAACGACCTGGACATGCTGAACGCGGCCGGCCTCGGGGTGGCGTTCAACGCCAAGCCGGTGGTGCGCGAGGCGGCGCACACGGCGGTCAACGTGCCGTTCCTGGACACCGTGCTCTACCTCCTCGGGATCACCCGCGAGGAGGTCGAGGCCGCGGACGGCGGCGCGGAGGACCTGCTGCACTGA